CATTGATATATTAGTAATTCACTGATGCTACAAAGCGATAATCAAATAAAGTCAAAAATGCAATACGTCCAACATATTCAATCGAAACGTCAACACGTATTCAAGTCTTCAAAAACATCCGTTTCGACACCGCAGTCACCAGTGACCGCTCCCCCACTGCCCACCCACACCAAAAACCCGCCACCGGGATTTCTCTTCCTGGTGGCGGGTTTCTTGCTAGCACCGAATCCCACTCAACCACCCTCCACCAATGAAGGCTTGAGGAGATAATTGAATCAAATAACGATGCCTCAAATCGCGGTTCTAATCAGTGCCGCTTCCCCACCATGTACACTTTTCTGAACGACGAAATCCAAAATTATGCAAAAACCTGAACGAAGAAACGCAAATTTATGCAAAAAAATCTGAAGGAAGAATCACCAAATTCTGCAATTTCCTGGAGGAACGACACCGCATGTAACCCACGAAAACTCAGGCACCCACCCTTTGCAGATGTGACGCAAACAACCGATTTAGCGTCACAAACGCAACCCTCCACCACCCCAACATCGCAAACGCGACGCAAACAACCGGTTCAGCGTCACAAACGCAACACTCCACCACCACCCACTTATTGCAAACGTGACGCAAACGGCCGGTTTAGCATCGCAAACGCAACACCATCGTTGCAAACGTGACGCCAACAACCAGTCCAGCGTCACAAACGCAACCCTCTGCAAACGCGACGCAAACAGCCGAATCTGCGTCACAAACGCAACCAAGCCCCGTTGCAAACGCGACGCAAACGGCTGGTTTAGCGTCACAAACGCGACCGTCCACCACCCCACCGTCGCGAACGTGACGCAAACAACCGGATTAGCGTCACAAACACAACACCATCGTTGCAAATGCGACGCAAACGGCCAGATCAGCGTCACAAACGCAACCCTTAGGGTTCTAGACCAAAAACAGGGAATCCACCAACCGTCGGGTGGCGGTGGTGGATTCCCTGCTTTATTTGGGGCAATCAGCGATTACCCTTTGCCGGCCGGCTTTTACTCGAAGTAGCCGTCGGAACCCAGGCGGGCGTCCGGGTTGAGAAGCATGGACTTCTCGGCCTCGTGGGAGTCGTAGGTCTTCGTGTCCTCATGGAAGCGACGGTTGTCGATCTCCTCGTAGAGCGGGGCGACGCCCATCATGCCCATCAGGCGGCGGCGCTCACCACGGGCCAGACGCTCGTTGGCGCGCTCACGCCACTTGTCGAGCGCATCCTGGCCGTACTCGTTGGCGACGGCGGCCTCGAAGGCACCGGGGTGCACGAGGGCGACGAAGCCGGAGACGTGGCCGAAACCGAGCGAGGTGACCAGGCCGGCCTTGATGGAGCCGATCTGCAGCGGCTGGCGCAGCCAGACCATGTGGTCGTCCTTGCGCATCTTCGGGTCGACGCAGTCAAGGGCCGCGTTAGCCGGGATGACGCCAGACTTGAAGAGCTGCGTCAAGCCGTCGATCTGGAAGATCGCGGCGCCGCCCATCGCGTGACCGGTCAGCGACTTCTGCGAAATGACGAACAGCGGGTTTCCATCGTTACGGCCGATGGCATGCTGGATGGAGTTGTGCAGCTCGGACTCGTTGGAATCGTTGGCGTTGGTGGACGTGTCATGCTTGGAAACCACGGCGATATCGTCCGGGGCGACGCCAAGCTTCGCAAGCTGGCGGACCAGCTGGGAGTTCGCGCCACCCTGGGCGGCGGCCAGAGCGCCAAGGCCCGGAGCCGGGATCGAGGTGTGCGCACCGTCGGCGAAGCTATGGACGTAACCGACCACGGCCGCGACCGGCAGGCCCATCTTCAGCGCGATGTCACCACGGGTGACGAGCATCGTGCCGCCGCCCTCGCTCTCGACGAAGCCGTCGCGGCGACGGTCGTTGGAACGAGAGAAGAAGCGGTCGGAGATGCCCTTGCCGTACATCACGTTCGCGTCGGCGGTGGCACCCATGTTGCCGAAGCCGATCACCGAATCCACGCCGATGTCATCGATTGCGCCGGTGACCACGAAGTCTGCCTTGCCGAGGGCGATCTTGTCGACGCCCTCTTCCAGCGAGACCGCGGCGGTGGCGCAGGCCGAAACCGGCTGGACCATATTGCCGTAGCCGCCGATATAGGACTGCATGACGTGCGCGGCGACGACGTTCGGCAGGGCCTCTTGCAGGATGTCGGTCGGAATCTCATGGCCGAGGAAGCGGTCGAGATAGAGCTTGCGCATGCTGGCCATGCCGCCGAAACCGGTGCCCTGCGTGGAGGCGACCATCGAAGGATGAATCGTCTGCAGCACCTCGGCCGGGGTGAAGCCGGCGGAGAGGTAGGCGTCGACGGTGGTGACGATGTTCCACAGCGCGATCTCGTCGACCTCGCCGATCATGGAGGCGGGAATGCCCCACTTGACCGGGTCGAAGCCCTTCGGGAACTGGCCACCGACCGTGCGGCTCATGGCGAAGCGCTTGGGCACGCGGATCATCGAGCCGGGCTCGCGGGTGACGCTCCACTCGCCGGACTCGGCGTCCTGCGCGATCTGCGTGTGCTCGGCGTCCATCACCACATACTGCTGGGCGACTTCCTCGCTCGGGACGTTGAAAGTGACCTCGTGATCGAGGTAGATCTCCACCTCACCACTGGCGGTGTCGTCCTTGTAGTCGCCACTGCCCATGCCGTTGTCGAAGGGACGCAGACCGGAGCGGGCCACGACCTCGTCGTGGTAGCGCTCGGCGATGTCCGCTTCGGGCACCAGGTTGCCGTCGGCGTCGTACCAGCCGGCCTTCGGGCTGTCTTGCCAGGTCAACAGACCCATGTTCCAGGCCAACTCGAGCACGGCTCCCGCGGAGAGGTCGACGTGGCCATCCGAATGGATGCCCAGCTCGGCCTCGGCACGGGTGCGGCCGGAGCCCCACGGGCCCAGCTCGCCGATGGAGACGATGACGATCTGATCCTCGGGCTTGGCGGTCACATTGCGCCAATCGGCAAGGTTGACCGCGGCCTGGCGCGGAGGATTCGGGGTGGGCAGCGCCTTGATGAGCGTCGCCTTGCCGTCCTTGTTCTTGGAGCCGGCAGTATCGGCGTTCTCGTCGGCACTGGCCAGCGCGGAGTTGGCCTTGTCGGCCTCGGCCTCGGCGCGCAACGCGGAGATGTCGATGGGCTCGTTGCCCAGACCGCCGGTCAGGTCGGCGTGCAACGGGGCCTGCTCGGCCTGTTTGCGAGCGTTCGCGTCGGCGAGGTCAAGCAGCTGCTTGGAGATCTCCTCGGTGGAGTAGGTGCGGATGCCATGGCGTTCGACCACATCGACCAGCGGGTCGTTGCCGCCCATGAGGCCGGTGCCACGCACCCAACCGATCAACGGGTGGGCGAAGGTGACCCTGCCGGACCAATCCTTCTCCGCGTGGGCGCGGGTGACGATGGCGTCGAACGAGGACTTGACCTCGCCGTACGCGCCGTCGCCGCCGAAGACGCCGCGGTTCGGGGAACCAGGCAGGATGACGTGGAGCTTGTGCTGCACGTCGGTGTCGCCGCCGATGGCCGCGAAGCCGGTGATGGCGCGCTCAACACCCCAGAGCATCAGACGTGCCTGCGACTCGAAGAGCTGACCGGAGTCGGCCATGGTGCCGTGCACCGGAGGCGCCGCGAACGGGAAGAAGAGGCTCGGCTCATAGGCCGGTTTCAGGATCGTGGTGGTCGCGCCGGTGGTCTTCTTGCTCACGCCGCCGACCCACTTGACCAGCGCGTCAACATCGCGATAGCTAGAGAGATTGGCGGGAACCAACCAGAGCTTGGCGTCACCGACCGCATGCTCGCGGTAGACCTGCTCGGCCCATGCCTTCACCGACTGCTTGAAGCTGTGGGAGGTGGCGATAACCGTCGCTCCCCCGGCCAGCAGGCCTTCGACCACCTGGCCCGCGATGGAGTTCGGGGCCACGCCGGTGACCACGGCGACGTCGCCGGCGAAGCGGGACGCCTTCGGGTCGTTCTTGGCGCTGGCCTTGGCCTCGACCGCGATGCGGTTGTAGGTGGCGGCGAGGGCGGTGTTGCCATCGGCCTCGGCCTTCGCGCCGAACCACTGGGCCTGCTCGGCGACCTCGGGGCCCGCGCCGATGAAGCTCAGCGAGGCGACCTTCCGGTCGTGGTTGTAGTAGAGACGGGCGAGATCCTCACGCGCGGTGGCCCAACGGTCATCGAGCAGCAGGGCCTTGCGCTCGTCGAAGCGCGGGGCAACCTGGTCGACCCAGTCGCTGCCGAGCTCGGCCTCGACGGCCTCGACCACGGCGGCGTCATCATCCTCGTCGTCTTCGGGCGTCGGCGCCTTGACGTCGAGCTCATCGAGCACGAAGCGAGCGGTCTTCGCCAGCACACCGTCAGCACCGGTGACCTTCTCGGCGAAGGCGTCGAGCGCGGCGGAATCGACCACCGAGCCGCCGGCGCCACCCGCGCTCGGAAGCGCCACAGAGACACCGTGATCGGCGGCGACCTTCTGCACAGCCGCGTCAATCAACGCGTTGGCGTCGTTGGCGTTGGAGACCTGAGCGGTGCTCAGGCTGGCGAGGTCCTCACCACGGGAGGAGCTGCCTTCGCGGGTTTCGAGGACCAGCGTGCCGAGCACATAGTCGGCCCAGCCCTGGCCAAGCTGCCAGGTGTCGGTGACACGCTTGACGACCTGCGCCTGCTTGACGCCGGCGGCGCCGAAGAGGCCACGGATGCGGTCGCGCACGATGTCGGAGAGCACCGGGCCGAAGGGCTTGTAGTTCGGAGCCACCTTGTTGACCAGCGCGTAGAGGTCGGTGATTGACGCCTCGGCGGCACCGTCGACCGATGCCACGCCCAGCTCGGAGCTGATGTCCATCAACAGCTGGTTACGACGCGAGGAGACGCCGTTGGTCAGGGTGTCGGTGGTGTCGCTTTCGCCGATCTGGTCGGGGCGCACCTTGGCCGCATAGGCCAGAAGCATCTCGATGCCGTCGGATGCCTTGAAGGGCAGGTCCGCGGGACGTTCGCCGGAAGCAGCGGCAGGAGCAGCCGGAGTTGCAGGGGCTGCGGGCGCTGCTGCTGCAGGTGCCGAAGTTGCGGCGGGAGCGGCGGCCTGAGCCACCGGAGCCGAAGCTGCGGCCTGCGCTACCGGAGCCGGAGCCGAGGCGGCGGGCTGGGCCGATGCCGAAGTATCCTCAACGTCATCGTCCGCTTCGGGGACGAGCGAATCCGAATCGGTCATATAGACACGCTGCTCATCACGACCCAGGTTGTAGACCGCGACCTCGCTGCCCGAGAAATCAGGCAGACGCAGGGTCTTGGTGGCGAGGTTCGCCAGCGTCGGCTGATTGCCAAGGCCGACTTCGACGTAATTCTCAACGCCGAGGCCGCCCTGGGCCGGATCGCCGAACATGATGGCCTGCGTCTCGATCCAGCGCACCGGGGAGGCGAACTGCCAGGCCAGGAGCTCGGTGAAGAGCAGACGGCCGAGCTTCTGCTCGTCGGCGGCATAGGAATCCCAGACCTCGGGGTTGTCGAGCGCTTCCTGAATGCGGGTGGACGGCACGACGTCGACGATCTTCTGCGCGAATTCGCGGGTCATCTCGAACGGCGTCGCCACCAGGTTCGGGATGTAACGGCCGACCAGGCGCGAGTAGTCGATATGCGCCGGAAGTAGGGTGTCGAGCTTGTTGCGGAAGTCGGGCACGCCCTTGCGCAGCAGCATGGAGTGGAACGGCACGTCGATGCCGGGCACATACATGAGCGCGGGCTTGCCGCCATATTCCTTGACGCGGCGTGCGGAATCCGCCTTCAGGGCCTCGAGGCCCTTGATCGTTCCGGCGATGACATACTGAGCACCCGAAAGGTTGTAGTTGACGATCTGCAGGAACTCGCCACTCGCCTCGCTCACGGATTTCACGTAGTCATCCACACCGTCGTCGCCCACGCCGAACTGGTTCGGACG
This Bifidobacterium sp. ESL0790 DNA region includes the following protein-coding sequences:
- a CDS encoding type I polyketide synthase, translating into MTENTFFLNRLSIEPHALVFGGQSTPWVSSLADECTDPTLEEKLKAHADASSRLLSAVTPDLLATMGGMVDLFGFKANPAKLGHAADAAASVPGIALAQLGALIDAEGLGYSVAQAKPLAALGHSQGIIAEHMVDAIKEAGSIDAASDAIDEILAIARLIGAAGTRQSRLLPVSTKFGEATPMLSVRGATKRQIEVLVDRVVKPRGPIAFAVTNATDNYVLSGHPEDLASFAVEVGKEHRRQDKLRADKVRGGEVFDPILEYLEVTVPFHSPLMAEAVESTVKWAEACGLDAERARTLASEVLVNHVDWAERTDALLKSTDPTKLWIVDMGPGNTVGKLVGALVQGTGVGVVEADSEEARAALSTMEDEPVRTQDWRKFAPKVISTPAGDKIRTKFSDLTGKPPVLLAGMTPTTVNADIVAAAANAGYWTEMAGGGQVTPAVFDRNVAALDKQLEEGRTIEFNAMFMDRYLWNMQFGPAGIVAKKRASGTPIDGVVISAGIPELDEAKQLVASLNEQGFPYVAFKPGTVDQIRQVVRIAKAVAPVSVIMEVEGGAAGGHHSWESLDVLLMDTYADVRACSNLVLVAGGGIGTPDRAADYISGQWSRAYGKPDMPVDGVLIGTAAMTAKEAHTNPDVKRMLVETPGISPKPDDSDPFAPLGENWVPAGQVTKGGVASGLSHLHADIYELENASARCGRLLVRVMKHPEELESRRDEIIEALNKTSRPYFGDLDKMTYVQWAQRFAELSYPWADPTYADRFLHLLQRAEARVCDQESGEFASLFTSRADVENDPQGAIDRLQRAYPRAAEVTVTPTDVAWFPTLIHEYHKPMPFVPQIDNDLLRWWGQDQLWQSEDPRYSADSVRAIPGPISVAGITTIDEPVGSILGRFEAAALERTREINGGEEPQQAFAELDAAQSAEDFIRKSPNISWVGHLMANPAFGTPNGDKYYEIRPVGDEDGTQMYDLDIHLDTFWDNDPDGGLSKHAVRDIVIPLNVKPSESGLFPVVDRERLPQHVYAMLADTAGIGNTAITGDKLTEMPQIEEMSDKEAFPYGQAHTSYTLSANLGYDHEAATAGNMPGSLNASRIAPDALVGPAWPAIYTALGSVYVHGYPVIEGLLNAVHLDHQMELEVTEDELLAHTGEKIELTSWADAYAESASGRIVTIHVTHTALDGTVLAHEVERFAVRGRSYSDNLPVDVPDYGDYLTYRKSHTGAGTPFDENEERELDQVVATPRRMLRRVTLTAPSEMTAFARTSGDFNPIHTSHRGAAVSGLKAPLVHGMWLSAAAQHVVQARDDKGAHYEIVGWTYNMYGMVQLNDKVEISVERIGKLRHGGMTLEVTCRIDGNIVSRGTAAVRAPRSAYVYPGQGIQQQGMVLDERAKSAAARETWERADKVTREKLGFSILAIVRDNPKTLTANGVTYHHPDGLLDLTQFTQVALATVAYAQTARLRETGSDIWPAYFAGHSLGEYNALSSFAGIIPFETVLELVFQRGSAMNSLIERDEQGRSNYRMAALRPNQFGVGDDGVDDYVKSVSEASGEFLQIVNYNLSGAQYVIAGTIKGLEALKADSARRVKEYGGKPALMYVPGIDVPFHSMLLRKGVPDFRNKLDTLLPAHIDYSRLVGRYIPNLVATPFEMTREFAQKIVDVVPSTRIQEALDNPEVWDSYAADEQKLGRLLFTELLAWQFASPVRWIETQAIMFGDPAQGGLGVENYVEVGLGNQPTLANLATKTLRLPDFSGSEVAVYNLGRDEQRVYMTDSDSLVPEADDDVEDTSASAQPAASAPAPVAQAAASAPVAQAAAPAATSAPAAAAPAAPATPAAPAAASGERPADLPFKASDGIEMLLAYAAKVRPDQIGESDTTDTLTNGVSSRRNQLLMDISSELGVASVDGAAEASITDLYALVNKVAPNYKPFGPVLSDIVRDRIRGLFGAAGVKQAQVVKRVTDTWQLGQGWADYVLGTLVLETREGSSSRGEDLASLSTAQVSNANDANALIDAAVQKVAADHGVSVALPSAGGAGGSVVDSAALDAFAEKVTGADGVLAKTARFVLDELDVKAPTPEDDEDDDAAVVEAVEAELGSDWVDQVAPRFDERKALLLDDRWATAREDLARLYYNHDRKVASLSFIGAGPEVAEQAQWFGAKAEADGNTALAATYNRIAVEAKASAKNDPKASRFAGDVAVVTGVAPNSIAGQVVEGLLAGGATVIATSHSFKQSVKAWAEQVYREHAVGDAKLWLVPANLSSYRDVDALVKWVGGVSKKTTGATTTILKPAYEPSLFFPFAAPPVHGTMADSGQLFESQARLMLWGVERAITGFAAIGGDTDVQHKLHVILPGSPNRGVFGGDGAYGEVKSSFDAIVTRAHAEKDWSGRVTFAHPLIGWVRGTGLMGGNDPLVDVVERHGIRTYSTEEISKQLLDLADANARKQAEQAPLHADLTGGLGNEPIDISALRAEAEADKANSALASADENADTAGSKNKDGKATLIKALPTPNPPRQAAVNLADWRNVTAKPEDQIVIVSIGELGPWGSGRTRAEAELGIHSDGHVDLSAGAVLELAWNMGLLTWQDSPKAGWYDADGNLVPEADIAERYHDEVVARSGLRPFDNGMGSGDYKDDTASGEVEIYLDHEVTFNVPSEEVAQQYVVMDAEHTQIAQDAESGEWSVTREPGSMIRVPKRFAMSRTVGGQFPKGFDPVKWGIPASMIGEVDEIALWNIVTTVDAYLSAGFTPAEVLQTIHPSMVASTQGTGFGGMASMRKLYLDRFLGHEIPTDILQEALPNVVAAHVMQSYIGGYGNMVQPVSACATAAVSLEEGVDKIALGKADFVVTGAIDDIGVDSVIGFGNMGATADANVMYGKGISDRFFSRSNDRRRDGFVESEGGGTMLVTRGDIALKMGLPVAAVVGYVHSFADGAHTSIPAPGLGALAAAQGGANSQLVRQLAKLGVAPDDIAVVSKHDTSTNANDSNESELHNSIQHAIGRNDGNPLFVISQKSLTGHAMGGAAIFQIDGLTQLFKSGVIPANAALDCVDPKMRKDDHMVWLRQPLQIGSIKAGLVTSLGFGHVSGFVALVHPGAFEAAVANEYGQDALDKWRERANERLARGERRRLMGMMGVAPLYEEIDNRRFHEDTKTYDSHEAEKSMLLNPDARLGSDGYFE